One genomic segment of Hordeum vulgare subsp. vulgare chromosome 2H, MorexV3_pseudomolecules_assembly, whole genome shotgun sequence includes these proteins:
- the LOC123426979 gene encoding uncharacterized protein LOC123426979 yields the protein MLPSDHPSGPSCSSQSVVRVVGADPGTFHAADLPESAGQGPVDLVPPCPTFSIRDYVFDSRSKGIKRSWPFHPQSLELCLKRGVKDLLPPFEPPDLLRSRSFYTCVDSEQPAVCPEADAFVDLVKAREAGLTNVNTTGINLQSCQSADESLQGKTATDQGGNVNEPGHTSEAIQAYQEDNICSKRSSRTEVARPYCQVKSLGSSRETSEKKGKLLVKSGSMTDIRQRKDLSNNSSSVSNPKASNTCPVCKVFSSPSNTTLNAHIDQCLYAVSNAEPVVETIIVKPKVKQRKMQLMVDIYKTALPYTLDDLDRRNGTNWAIELPVPTVNKEVCTKNRSPRVVPSEAKDSERDSDVYVDSNGIKIRILSKPNGAPLVLGNALGLKRVQKHQTGKSILMKKTSLESKSFRNKKLKVHGKKCNRLNHLKSQVELYPDGDIHDETSEEELTMHKQKPTESSNCGRSETIRQWVCSKRSAITNNLSRKSNNTSSDHMNAGTVKLARSRMIGGFDDPQITESYTEAFSSQSTEETATTLEVNENDDQEKGSSRLFRSIPRWSSENPSSSSACPKVPRSAATLAKRKIKEIRRREASKSDKYDTVGNSTSTKSSEARLSVSIRGLSNDSKRTVCTSKVLRKHRSLSRTRKRDFSPSINGLVNDFAQEHELDHRHVNNTSSVTNNGTSEKVVKHTQEDTTDNDISYGTDMPVLGQGEHQHDVTQQTTSTHMDYEGEEHAAQMQYTSVSRNTHEDCCSAISSGSLSLENSKTVAKGSSSMQDQCSTKQSTHHTHVSNIVTNNEMEESQVDLASTKQSTPRDNSSITSNREDSNQNHVFLAFGRDSSDSPISVASTMSSPVALNDSRIEESEPGPSTVNVRTVEKSMSGSSNQETKSMPPAREGEQLAKEKLYCCSCRESISREPHLDHESSTARSDTFARKQVPQLHMGLRTSSSFSTYQRTDTNSNPYLNSHGEPLTGKVLTESSMSSPSYATDCIRPSLQTQLPSPPSPMLRLMGKNLMVMNSQESGRPQAPKPDYMLRGNYMPPASFVPPGYQHSHSAFIDRTQSVRSHQIPLPSVQAGNFVGPPMHGGFMVQSNHHSLQKPYRNPAPVMHHPTYMMKEVIMINDDPPECRSEPQVSMHPPTGTYQASISAPSNFGLRPFYCHPPPMQILPRENFAGSMPAFPMVGAQRQQVRYSQSLHLTPSRVQPPQGYINPHVYYSQDLR from the exons ATGCTACCAAGTGATCATCCTTCAGGCCCCTCGTGCTCCTCCCAGTCTGTGGTCCGGGTTGTGGGTGCTGATCCAGGGACGTTCCACGCCGCCGACTTGCCGGAGTCGGCAGGCCAAGGTCCTGTGGATCTTGTCCCACCGTGCCCCACCTTCTCCATAAG agattatgtttttgattcgaGGAGTAAAGGCATCAAGAGAAGTTGGCCTTTCCACCCGCAGTCGCTGGAACTTTGCTTGAAGCGTGGAGTTAAAGATTTACTGCCTCCATTCGAGCCTCCAGATTTGCTCCGATCAAGGTCTTTCTATACTTGCGTAGACTCTGAGCAGCCTGCTGTGTGCCCAGAAGCAGATGCTTTTGTTGATTTGGTAAAAGCTAGAGAAGCTGGTTTGACAAATGTGAATACAACTGGTATCAACCTCCAGTCATGTCAATCAGCAGACGAGTCACTCCAAGGGAAGACTGCTACTGACCAAGGTGGAAATGTAAATGAACCAGGCCATACTAGTGAGGCTATACAAGCATATCAGGAAGATAATATTTGCAGCAAAAGAAGTTCACGGACAGAGGTTGCTCGACCCTATTGTCAAGTGAAAAGTCTTGGTTCATCACGTGAGACTTCAGAGAAGAAGGGCAAGTTGCTAGTCAagtcaggctctatgacagatatCCGTCAGAGAAAAGATTTATCAAACAACTCTAGCTCGGTTTCGAATCCAAAGGCTTCAAATACCTGTCCTGTATGCAAAGTCTTCTCATCTCCATCGAATACCACTTTGAATGCACACATAGATCAGTGCCTTTATGCTGTTTCTAATGCCGAGCCAGTCGTAGAGACGATTATTGTGAAGCCAAAAGTGAAGCAGAGGAAGATGCAACTGATGGTGGACATTTACAAGACAGCCCTTCCATACACTCTTGATGACCTTGATCGGAGGAATGGCACTAACTGGGCTATCGAATTGCCTGTGCCAACTGTGAACAAGGAGGTTTGCACTAAGAACCGAAGCCCACGAGTGGTACCATCTGAagcaaaagatagtgaaagagatAGTGATGTCTATGTTGATTCAAATGGCATAAAAATCAGAATTTTATCCAAGCCTAATGGTGCACCTTTGGTCTTGGGGAATGCACTTGGTTTAAAGCGAGTTCAAAAGCACCAGACTGGAAAGAGTATATTGATGAAAAAGACATCCTTGGAATCTAAATCATTTAGGAATAAAAAGTTGAAGGTACATGGAAAGAAGTGCAACCGACTAAACCATTTGAAATCACAG GTTGAATTATACCCAGATGGAGATATCCATGATGAGACCTCTGAGGAGGAGCTGACCATGCATAAGCAGAAACCTACAGAAAGCAGCAATTGTGGTCGTTCGGAAACTATAAGGCAATGGGTGTGCTCCAAACGCTCGGCTATCACTAACAATTTGAGCAGAAAGTCTAATAATACATCGTCAGACCACATGAACGCAGGAACAGTGAAATTGGCTAGGAGCCGCATGATTGGTGGCTTTGATGATCCTCAAATTACGGAAAGTTATACTGAGGCATTTTCTTCACAGTCAACAGAAGAAACAGCCACCACTTTGGAAGTCAATGAAAATGATGATCAGGAAAAGGGTTCTTCAAGATTATTCAGATCAATCCCGAGATGGTCATCAGAAAATCCTTCATCCAGTAGTGCCTGCCCAAAAGTACCTAGATCAGCTGCTACTCTCGCGAAGAGAAAAATCAAGGAGATTAGAAGAAGAGAAGCTTCTAAGTCTGATAAATATGATACAGTGGGGAATTCCACCTCGACAAAAAGCTCTGAAGCTCGTCTGTCTGTTTCCATTAGAGGTCTGAGCAATGACTCAAAAAGGACAGTGTGTACTTCTAAGGTGTTAAGAAAACACAGATCTCTATCGAGGACTCGTAAGCGTGACTTTTCACCTTCTATTAATGGGCTAGTCAATGATTTTGCTCAAGAGCATGAACTTGATCACAGACATGTAAACAATACGTCCAGTGTTACTAATAATGGCACATCCGAGAAGGTTGTAAAGCATACCCAAGAAGATACCACAGATAATGATATCTCTTATGGAACTGACATGCCGGTATTGGGTCAAGGGGAACATCAGCATGATGTGACACAACAAACAACAAGTACACATATGGATTATGAAGGTGAAGAACATGCAGCTCAAATGCAATATACCTCGGTCTCCAGAAATACTCATGAGGACTGTTGcagtgcaataagtagtggttcaTTGAGTCTTGAAAATAGCAAAACTGTGGCCAAAGGAAGTTCATCAATGCAGGATCAATGCTCCACTAAGCAATCAACACATCATACTCACGTGTCAAACATTGTTACCAataatgagatggaggaatctcaaGTAGATCTAGCTTCAACTAAGCAATCAACTCCTCGGGATAACTCGTCAATAACGTCAAACAGAGAAGACTCCAACCAAAATCATGTTTTTTTGGCATTTGGCAGGGACTCGTCAGACTCTCCTATTTCGGTTGCCTCAACTATGTCTTCTCCAGttgctttgaatgattcaagaatTGAGGAGTCAGAACCAGGCCCATCGACCGTAAATGTTAGGACAGTTGAAAAGAGCATGTCTGGAAGCTCAAATCAAGAGACGAAGTCGATGCCTCCGGCAAGAGAAGGTGAACAGTTGGCTAAGGAGAAGTTGTATTGCTGCTCTTGTCGTGAGAGCATCTCCAGGGAGCCTCACTTAGACCATGAAAGTTCAACAGCCAGATCAGACACTTTTGCTAGAAAACAAGTTCCACAATTGCACATGGGTTTACGGACATCATCATCTTTCAGCACATACCAAAGAACAGACACAAATTCAAACCCTTACTTAAATTCACATGGTGAGCCATTAACTGGCAAAGTTTTAACTGAATCTTCGATGAGCTCCCCGTCTTATGCGACAGATTGTATCAGACCATCATTGCAAACTCAGCTTCCATCGCCGCCAAGTCCTATGTTGAGACTGATGGGCAAGAACTTGATGGTGATGAACAGCCAGGAGAGTGGGCGTCCCCAAGCTCCAAAGCCAGACTACATGCTGAGAGGGAATTACATGCCACCTGCTAGTTTCGTGCCTCCAGGCTACCAACATAGTCATTCTGCATTTATCGACAGAACTCAATCAGTAAGGAGTCACCAGATTCCTCTTCCAAGTGTTCAAGCTGGCAactttgttgggcctccaatGCATGGTGGTTTCATGGTGCAATCTAATCATCATTCTCTGCAGAAACCATACAGAAACCCTGCTCCAGTCATGCATCACCCTACCTACATGATGAAAGAGGTTATCATGATTAATGATGATCCTCCTGAATGCAGAAGTGAGCCACAAGTCAGTATGCATCCTCCCACTGGAACCTATCAAGCATCAATCTCTGCCCCAAGCAATTTTGGGCTCAGGCCATTTTACTGCCATCCACCGCCGATGCAAATTTTGCCAAGGGAGAATTTTGCTGGATCCATGCCTGCTTTCCCCATGGTTGGTGCTCAAAGGCAGCAAGTCAGATATAGCCAATCCTTACATCTCACCCCGTCTCGTGTCCAGCCTCCACAAGGTTACATAAACCCGCATGTTTACTATTCGCAGGATTTACGGTGA